From Cellulomonas fimi ATCC 484, a single genomic window includes:
- a CDS encoding WhiB family transcriptional regulator: protein MAEISRLPGPVMDLWEWQFEGACRDADQDLFFHPEGERGSARRRRAEAAKAICATCPVLKECREQSLAVREPYGVWGGLSEDERAAILAQRNGRRAVV, encoded by the coding sequence ATGGCGGAGATCTCGCGGTTGCCCGGACCGGTGATGGACCTGTGGGAGTGGCAGTTCGAGGGAGCCTGCCGCGACGCCGACCAGGACCTGTTCTTCCACCCGGAGGGTGAGCGGGGGTCGGCACGACGCCGGCGCGCCGAGGCCGCGAAGGCCATCTGCGCGACGTGCCCGGTGCTCAAGGAGTGCCGCGAGCAGTCGCTCGCGGTGCGCGAGCCGTACGGCGTGTGGGGCGGCCTGTCCGAGGACGAGCGGGCCGCGATCCTCGCGCAGCGCAACGGTCGCCGCGCCGTCGTCTGA
- a CDS encoding DUF4097 family beta strand repeat-containing protein: protein MHTFATPHPLSVAVDVPAGRVRLVAGPRTDTTVELRPTDPSRRRDTAAAERTDVELREGVLRITTPVRHELLGPSGQVDVTVHLPAGSDVRVDGSAQTQAVGRLGDVTVAGSYGAVTLDEVATARITAAAGDVVVGRLAGPAEIATTKGDVRVSEAHGGRVVLSTQMGDIDVTAAAGVAATLDAGTALGRVSDALRTDGTPQLAVTATTSLGDITARSL, encoded by the coding sequence GTGCACACCTTCGCCACGCCGCACCCGCTGTCCGTCGCCGTCGACGTCCCCGCCGGTCGCGTGCGGCTCGTCGCCGGACCGCGCACCGACACGACCGTCGAGCTGCGCCCGACCGACCCGTCCCGCCGACGGGACACCGCCGCCGCCGAACGCACCGACGTCGAGCTGCGTGAGGGCGTCCTGCGCATCACGACGCCGGTCCGGCACGAGCTGCTCGGTCCGTCCGGGCAGGTCGACGTGACCGTGCACCTGCCTGCCGGCTCGGACGTCCGTGTGGACGGCAGCGCCCAGACCCAGGCCGTCGGGCGGCTCGGCGACGTCACGGTCGCGGGCTCCTACGGCGCGGTGACCCTCGACGAGGTCGCCACCGCGCGGATCACCGCGGCCGCGGGCGACGTCGTGGTCGGCCGCCTGGCCGGTCCCGCCGAGATCGCCACGACCAAGGGCGACGTCCGGGTCTCCGAGGCCCACGGCGGGCGGGTCGTGCTCAGCACGCAGATGGGCGACATCGACGTGACCGCCGCGGCCGGCGTCGCCGCGACGCTCGACGCGGGCACAGCCCTCGGGCGCGTGAGCGACGCGCTGCGCACGGACGGCACGCCGCAGCTCGCCGTCACCGCCACCACGAGCCTCGGCGACATCACGGCCCGGAGCCTCTGA
- a CDS encoding response regulator transcription factor translates to MRPPEPGPAPLTKREIEVLIGMSNGRSNAQIGAELFLSEDTVKTHARRLFRKLGAKDRAQAVAIGLRRGLIR, encoded by the coding sequence GTGCGGCCCCCCGAGCCGGGCCCGGCGCCGCTGACCAAGCGCGAGATCGAGGTGCTCATCGGCATGAGCAACGGCCGGTCCAACGCGCAGATCGGGGCGGAGCTGTTCCTCTCGGAGGACACCGTCAAGACGCACGCGCGCCGGCTGTTCCGCAAGCTCGGCGCCAAGGACCGCGCACAGGCGGTCGCGATCGGCCTGCGCCGGGGACTCATCCGCTGA
- the tsaD gene encoding tRNA (adenosine(37)-N6)-threonylcarbamoyltransferase complex transferase subunit TsaD, with translation MSATGAQPLVLGIETSCDETGVALVRGHDLLVDAVASSVDEHARFGGIIPEIASRAHLEAMVPTIERALATADVSLGEVDAIAVTAGPGLVGPLTVGASAAKALAIALDKPLYGVNHVIGHAVVDELVDGPFPERVMALVVSGGHSSLLLLDDTVDVTELGSTLDDAAGEAFDKVGRLLGLPYPGGPHIDRLAREGDPHAIRFPRGLTAPKDQARHAADFSFSGLKTAVARWVEARQDAGEEIPLPDVAASFAEAVADVLTAKTIAACRAHGVETLVVGGGFSANSQLRDMAAKRCAEAGIELRIPPIRYCTDNGAMIAALGSAVVRRGLPPSSLDLPVDSSMPLTQVLV, from the coding sequence ATGTCCGCGACCGGCGCCCAGCCCCTCGTCCTCGGGATCGAGACGTCCTGCGACGAGACGGGCGTCGCGCTCGTGCGGGGCCACGACCTGCTGGTCGACGCCGTCGCGAGCTCGGTCGACGAGCACGCGCGGTTCGGCGGGATCATCCCCGAGATCGCGTCGCGCGCCCACCTCGAGGCCATGGTCCCGACGATCGAGCGGGCGCTCGCGACCGCGGACGTGTCGCTCGGCGAGGTCGACGCGATCGCCGTGACGGCGGGCCCGGGACTGGTCGGCCCGCTCACGGTCGGGGCGTCCGCCGCCAAGGCGCTCGCCATCGCGCTCGACAAGCCGCTGTACGGCGTCAACCACGTCATCGGCCACGCGGTCGTCGACGAGCTCGTCGACGGGCCGTTCCCCGAGCGGGTCATGGCCCTCGTCGTCTCGGGCGGCCACTCCTCGCTGCTGCTCCTCGACGACACGGTCGACGTCACCGAGCTCGGCTCGACGCTCGACGACGCCGCCGGCGAGGCGTTCGACAAGGTGGGACGGCTGCTGGGCCTGCCGTACCCGGGCGGCCCGCACATCGACCGCCTCGCCCGCGAGGGCGACCCGCACGCGATCCGGTTCCCGCGCGGCCTCACGGCCCCGAAGGACCAGGCCCGGCACGCCGCCGACTTCTCGTTCTCGGGCCTCAAGACGGCTGTCGCGCGCTGGGTCGAGGCGCGGCAGGACGCGGGGGAGGAGATCCCGCTGCCCGACGTCGCGGCGTCGTTCGCGGAGGCGGTCGCCGACGTGCTCACGGCCAAGACCATCGCCGCGTGCCGCGCGCACGGCGTCGAGACGCTCGTCGTCGGTGGGGGCTTCTCGGCGAACTCGCAGCTTCGCGACATGGCCGCGAAGCGGTGCGCGGAGGCGGGGATCGAGCTGCGCATCCCGCCGATCCGCTACTGCACGGACAACGGCGCGATGATCGCGGCGCTGGGCTCGGCCGTCGTGCGCCGCGGGCTGCCGCCGTCGTCGCTCGACCTGCCGGTCGACTCCTCGATGCCGCTCACGCAGGTGCTCGTGTGA
- a CDS encoding MerR family transcriptional regulator, with protein sequence MPADEDGSTPATGATGTAAPALAVAAVAKRLGVAPATLRTWDRRYGLGPSEHAAGAHRRYSATDVERLLVMRRLTLDGVAPGEAARIALATDVDTPGRGSTVDTVPHPRAPHPDASPTAVVDAALAGDAERCARLLALGTAPGSAARWWTELVEPALARLARQTVVDRPGVDAPLTVRAAASAALRAATAASPHPSSPVVLVLVPAGEDRPLVVHALAAALVEHGVDARMVGGPVGGHHAAELVAMTRARAVVTVGRRPDPDLSVVERLAKDHPDVPQFVMLPDTAHEHVPVARHVHRARTFTGLLHEVLAVARPTAR encoded by the coding sequence ATGCCCGCCGACGAGGACGGCTCGACGCCCGCGACGGGCGCGACCGGGACGGCCGCGCCCGCCCTGGCCGTCGCCGCCGTGGCCAAGCGCCTCGGCGTCGCGCCCGCGACGCTGCGCACGTGGGACCGGCGCTACGGCCTCGGGCCGTCCGAGCACGCCGCCGGCGCCCACCGCCGCTACAGCGCGACCGACGTCGAGCGCCTGCTCGTCATGCGCCGGCTCACGCTCGACGGCGTCGCCCCCGGCGAGGCCGCCCGCATCGCGCTCGCGACCGACGTCGACACCCCGGGCCGCGGCAGCACGGTCGACACCGTGCCGCACCCGCGTGCCCCGCACCCCGACGCCAGCCCCACCGCGGTCGTCGACGCCGCGCTCGCGGGCGACGCCGAGCGCTGCGCGCGGCTGCTCGCCCTCGGGACCGCGCCGGGCTCGGCCGCGCGCTGGTGGACGGAGCTCGTCGAGCCCGCGCTCGCCCGGCTCGCGCGGCAGACGGTCGTCGACCGCCCCGGCGTCGACGCGCCGCTCACGGTGCGCGCCGCCGCGTCCGCTGCGCTGCGGGCCGCGACCGCGGCCTCGCCCCACCCGAGCAGCCCCGTCGTGCTCGTGCTCGTCCCGGCGGGCGAGGACCGTCCCCTCGTCGTGCACGCGCTCGCAGCCGCGCTCGTCGAGCACGGCGTCGACGCGCGCATGGTCGGCGGACCCGTCGGCGGGCACCACGCCGCCGAGCTCGTCGCGATGACGCGTGCGCGGGCCGTGGTGACGGTCGGGCGGCGCCCCGACCCGGACCTGAGCGTCGTCGAGCGCCTCGCGAAGGACCACCCCGACGTGCCGCAGTTCGTCATGCTCCCCGACACCGCGCACGAGCACGTCCCCGTGGCGCGCCACGTGCACCGCGCGCGGACGTTCACCGGGCTCCTGCACGAGGTCCTCGCGGTCGCGCGACCCACCGCCCGCTGA
- a CDS encoding ABC transporter ATP-binding protein, which produces MPTTLARPAIEIAGLRKTYRSSSGEQVVLDDVDLVVPAGTVTALLGPNGAGKTTTVGILSTLLRADAGVVRVAGYDVVREADAVRASIGVTGQITAVDDLLTGAENLRLMARLHHLGRAEGQRRTTELLERFDLADAAGKPVATYSGGMKRKLDLALTLVGAPSVVFLDEPTTGLDPRSRRALWDEVRALVAAGTTILLTTQYLEEADQLADSVAVLHQGRVVAQGTPAELKQVHDAGSLDEVFLALTAPPSDTDPDPDTRTGARTGTVSTDEETVR; this is translated from the coding sequence ATGCCCACCACCCTCGCCAGGCCGGCGATCGAGATCGCCGGCCTGCGCAAGACCTACCGCTCGTCGTCCGGCGAGCAGGTCGTGCTCGACGACGTCGACCTCGTCGTGCCGGCCGGGACCGTCACCGCGCTGCTCGGCCCGAACGGCGCGGGCAAGACCACGACCGTCGGCATCCTGTCGACGCTCCTGCGCGCCGACGCCGGCGTCGTCCGCGTCGCCGGGTACGACGTGGTGCGCGAGGCCGACGCGGTGCGCGCGTCGATCGGCGTGACGGGCCAGATCACGGCCGTCGACGACCTGCTCACGGGCGCCGAGAACCTGCGTCTCATGGCGCGGCTGCACCACCTGGGACGTGCCGAGGGGCAGCGCCGGACCACCGAGCTGCTCGAGCGCTTCGACCTCGCGGACGCCGCGGGCAAGCCGGTCGCGACGTACTCGGGCGGCATGAAGCGCAAGCTCGACCTCGCCCTGACGCTCGTGGGCGCACCGTCCGTGGTCTTCCTCGACGAGCCGACGACAGGGCTCGACCCGCGCAGCCGGCGAGCGCTGTGGGACGAGGTGCGGGCGCTGGTCGCCGCGGGCACCACGATCCTGCTCACCACGCAGTACCTGGAGGAGGCCGACCAGCTCGCCGACTCCGTCGCGGTCCTGCACCAGGGGCGGGTCGTCGCGCAGGGCACGCCGGCCGAGCTCAAGCAGGTGCACGACGCCGGCTCGCTCGACGAGGTGTTCCTCGCGCTCACCGCGCCGCCCTCCGACACCGACCCCGATCCCGACACCCGCACCGGCGCCCGCACGGGCACCGTCTCGACCGACGAGGAGACCGTCCGATGA
- a CDS encoding glutamate--cysteine ligase encodes MAAPVTLPFARSERSTVGLEWEVALVDADSGDLRQAAQSIFDAVRPADGSDHPSIKQELLLNTVEVSSGVCRTVGQAGEDLRRALDEVAAAAEPLRIQLMGGGTHPFANWAQQKVSDKQRYATLIDRTQWWGRQMLIFGVHVHVGIEDRDKVLPLSRAMLTVFPHLQSLSASSPFWGGKDTGYASNRALLFQQLPTAGLPFGFARWEELEQYVGDMLHTGVIDQFDEVRWDIRPAPRFGTLEMRIADGATNLLEVTAISALTHCLVEHFSTMLDRGETLPTMPPWFAQENKWRSARYGMDAIIITNAAGDEELVTDAVSRWLVELAPVAERLGCSEELDQVRVVLRRGASYQRQRAVARRNAGELDAVVRSLVAEMAAGRPL; translated from the coding sequence ATGGCGGCCCCGGTCACGCTGCCGTTCGCCCGCTCCGAGCGCTCCACGGTCGGGCTGGAGTGGGAGGTCGCGCTCGTCGACGCCGACTCCGGCGACCTGCGGCAGGCGGCGCAGTCGATCTTCGACGCGGTGCGCCCGGCGGACGGGAGCGACCACCCGTCCATCAAGCAGGAGCTGCTGCTCAACACCGTCGAGGTGTCCTCCGGGGTGTGCCGCACCGTCGGGCAGGCCGGCGAGGACCTGCGGCGGGCCCTCGACGAGGTCGCCGCCGCCGCGGAGCCGCTGCGCATCCAGCTCATGGGCGGCGGGACGCACCCGTTCGCGAACTGGGCGCAGCAGAAGGTCTCCGACAAGCAGCGGTACGCGACGCTCATCGACCGGACGCAGTGGTGGGGCCGGCAGATGCTCATCTTCGGCGTGCACGTGCACGTCGGCATCGAGGACCGCGACAAGGTGCTGCCGCTGTCGCGCGCGATGCTCACGGTGTTCCCGCACCTGCAGTCCCTGTCGGCGTCGTCCCCGTTCTGGGGCGGCAAGGACACGGGCTACGCGTCGAACCGTGCGCTGCTGTTCCAGCAGCTGCCGACCGCGGGGCTGCCGTTCGGCTTCGCGCGGTGGGAGGAGCTCGAGCAGTACGTCGGCGACATGCTGCACACCGGCGTCATCGACCAGTTCGACGAGGTCCGGTGGGACATCCGGCCCGCGCCACGGTTCGGGACGCTCGAGATGCGGATCGCCGACGGCGCGACCAACCTGCTCGAGGTCACCGCGATCTCGGCCCTCACGCACTGCCTCGTGGAGCACTTCTCGACGATGCTCGACCGCGGCGAGACCCTGCCGACCATGCCGCCGTGGTTCGCGCAGGAGAACAAGTGGCGCTCGGCCCGGTACGGCATGGACGCGATCATCATCACGAACGCCGCGGGTGACGAGGAGCTCGTCACGGACGCGGTCTCCCGGTGGCTCGTGGAGCTCGCGCCCGTCGCGGAGCGGCTCGGCTGCAGCGAGGAGCTCGACCAGGTGCGTGTCGTGCTGCGCCGCGGCGCGTCCTACCAGCGGCAGCGCGCGGTGGCGCGGCGCAACGCGGGCGAGCTCGACGCCGTCGTCCGCTCGCTCGTCGCGGAGATGGCGGCGGGCCGGCCCCTCTGA
- a CDS encoding GbsR/MarR family transcriptional regulator, producing the protein MPGGRLTQPERQQIALGLSDDLTYAEIARRLDRPTSTVTREVLRNGGPGSYRADLAQRAAARRARRRPATAPAAPSPARSGDAHALREFEEWFTTLLMQSGLPRTPAGVLMCLYLSNDSGLTAADLVQRLGVSPSAVSKAIAGLETHGLVLRERVAGRRERYVADGDVWFRSLLTAARTNADLAEASRQGAQLVGPDTPAGMRLASMARFMDLVSDSILRAAADARVMLETEAPDAPAGAASA; encoded by the coding sequence ATGCCCGGGGGCCGGCTCACGCAGCCCGAGCGCCAGCAGATCGCGCTGGGGCTCTCTGACGACCTGACGTACGCCGAGATCGCCCGGCGGCTCGACCGCCCGACCTCGACCGTCACGCGCGAGGTCCTGCGCAACGGCGGCCCCGGCTCCTACCGCGCCGACCTGGCGCAGCGCGCGGCCGCGCGTCGCGCGCGCCGCCGTCCCGCCACGGCACCCGCTGCGCCGTCACCCGCGCGGTCGGGCGACGCGCACGCGCTGCGCGAGTTCGAGGAGTGGTTCACGACGCTGCTCATGCAGTCCGGCCTGCCGCGCACCCCCGCGGGCGTGCTCATGTGCCTGTACCTCAGCAACGACTCGGGACTCACCGCCGCGGATCTCGTGCAGCGACTCGGCGTGAGCCCGTCGGCGGTCTCCAAGGCGATCGCCGGGCTCGAGACGCACGGCCTGGTCCTGCGCGAGCGCGTCGCGGGCCGCCGCGAGCGCTACGTGGCCGACGGGGACGTCTGGTTCCGCTCGCTCCTCACGGCGGCCCGGACCAACGCCGACCTCGCCGAGGCGTCCCGCCAGGGCGCCCAGCTGGTCGGGCCCGACACACCCGCCGGGATGCGCCTCGCCAGCATGGCGCGGTTCATGGACCTGGTCAGCGACAGCATCCTGCGCGCGGCGGCGGACGCGCGGGTGATGCTCGAGACCGAGGCCCCCGACGCCCCGGCCGGCGCGGCGTCGGCCTGA
- a CDS encoding PKD domain-containing protein: MPVPASARHERPEHPRRLAHARAVVPGPRRHGRRLAGTLALVGAVLAGGLVAAPAGAADPEPFTFVVLPDTQNYVSTSTNQATMGVQTQWIADHRDDLDIAFVSQVGDLVGVDTAEVQWQRASQHMAVLDAAGVPNAVLPGNHDMDLTTGDAPLFRQYFPPSRYANASWNGAAASYGGHLGQHVVGPDPVDRQNMDSFALFSAGGMDFLLLSLEMNAPDYALDWGRRVLAAYPERRAIVATHSYVDTAGGLTTQVARADGGNSGRAIWEELVRPSCSVFLVVSGHFSEGDLGEARRTDTNACGDPVHAVLTDYQDRARGGDGWLRYYTFDPAADEIRATTYSPTLDRYETDADSSFTLPYAMTGVPPDPDPGPLAADTFGRTLTGGWGGADTGGAWSVGGGSSRFAVGGGTGQQSPAPGGTVTSTLGSVQSTATDVTASVALDRIPSNALYATVSGRVVGSGDYGARLKVLATGAVQLHTERSGTVLTGGTLPGVSLTSGERLRVRVQVEGTGPTVVRVRAWEDGQPEPSTWQHTATDATPALQGAGGVRLMTYVSSTTTGGALTVRWDDLLATRIGAAPPPPPPVNQPPVASFTVATDGLTVAVDASGSSDPDGIVVARSWAFGDGATASGTTAARTYAAAGTYTVTLTVTDDDGAVASTARAVTVSAPPPVGVLAADPFDRTVTGGWGAAATGGPWTVAGGASRFSVAAGAGAMQVPAGATLTAGLGAVSGTSTDLTASLALASVPDGPLYATLSGRVVGGADLGARVKVLTTGAVQLHTERTGTVLTGGTLPGVVLTPGARLRVRVQVQGTAPTTVRARAWLEGSPEPSTWQYAATDGTAALQAAGSVRLMSYLSSSATTGPVTVRWDDVLVTPAG, encoded by the coding sequence ATGCCCGTCCCTGCGTCGGCCCGCCACGAGCGGCCCGAGCACCCCCGTCGCCTCGCGCACGCGCGCGCGGTCGTCCCCGGCCCGCGCCGGCACGGCCGTCGTCTCGCCGGCACCCTCGCCCTCGTCGGTGCCGTGCTGGCCGGGGGTCTCGTGGCCGCACCCGCCGGCGCCGCCGACCCCGAGCCGTTCACGTTCGTCGTGCTGCCCGACACGCAGAACTACGTGAGCACGTCGACGAACCAGGCCACGATGGGCGTGCAGACGCAGTGGATCGCCGACCACCGCGACGACCTCGACATCGCGTTCGTCTCCCAGGTGGGCGACCTCGTCGGGGTCGACACGGCGGAGGTGCAGTGGCAGCGGGCGTCGCAGCACATGGCCGTGCTCGACGCCGCGGGCGTGCCGAACGCGGTGCTGCCGGGCAACCACGACATGGACCTCACGACGGGCGACGCGCCCCTGTTCCGGCAGTACTTCCCGCCGAGCCGGTACGCGAACGCCTCCTGGAACGGCGCCGCCGCGTCCTACGGCGGCCACCTCGGGCAGCACGTCGTCGGGCCCGACCCCGTCGACCGGCAGAACATGGACAGCTTCGCGCTGTTCAGCGCGGGCGGCATGGACTTCCTCCTGCTCAGCCTCGAGATGAACGCCCCCGACTACGCGCTCGACTGGGGCCGGCGGGTGCTCGCCGCGTATCCCGAGCGGCGTGCGATCGTCGCGACGCACTCCTACGTCGACACCGCGGGCGGCCTGACGACGCAGGTCGCGCGGGCCGACGGCGGCAACAGCGGCCGCGCGATCTGGGAGGAGCTCGTGCGGCCCTCGTGCTCGGTCTTCCTGGTCGTCAGCGGCCACTTCAGCGAGGGCGACCTCGGAGAGGCGCGGCGCACCGACACCAACGCGTGCGGCGACCCGGTGCACGCGGTCCTCACCGACTACCAGGACCGTGCCCGCGGAGGCGACGGCTGGCTGCGGTACTACACGTTCGACCCCGCCGCCGACGAGATCCGCGCGACCACGTACTCGCCGACGCTCGACCGGTACGAGACCGACGCCGACAGCAGCTTCACGCTCCCGTACGCCATGACGGGCGTACCGCCCGACCCCGACCCGGGGCCGCTCGCCGCCGACACGTTCGGACGCACGCTCACAGGCGGCTGGGGCGGTGCCGACACCGGCGGCGCCTGGTCCGTGGGCGGCGGCTCGAGCCGGTTCGCGGTCGGCGGCGGCACGGGGCAGCAGTCGCCCGCACCGGGCGGGACGGTCACCTCGACGCTGGGCTCGGTGCAGTCCACGGCCACCGACGTGACAGCCTCCGTCGCGCTCGACCGCATCCCGAGCAACGCGCTGTACGCGACCGTGTCAGGGCGGGTCGTCGGGTCCGGCGACTACGGCGCGCGCCTCAAGGTGCTCGCGACGGGCGCCGTCCAGCTGCACACCGAACGCTCGGGCACGGTGCTCACGGGCGGCACGCTGCCGGGCGTCTCGCTGACCTCGGGCGAGCGGCTGCGCGTGCGGGTGCAGGTCGAGGGGACCGGCCCGACGGTCGTGCGCGTGCGCGCGTGGGAGGACGGGCAGCCCGAGCCGTCGACGTGGCAGCACACCGCGACCGACGCGACCCCGGCCCTCCAGGGTGCCGGCGGCGTGCGCCTCATGACCTACGTGAGCTCGACCACCACGGGCGGGGCGCTCACGGTCCGCTGGGACGACCTGCTCGCGACCCGCATCGGGGCGGCGCCCCCGCCGCCCCCACCCGTGAACCAGCCGCCCGTCGCGTCGTTCACGGTCGCGACGGACGGGCTCACGGTGGCCGTCGACGCGTCCGGCTCGAGCGACCCGGACGGCATCGTCGTCGCGCGGTCGTGGGCGTTCGGCGACGGCGCCACCGCGTCCGGCACGACAGCCGCACGCACCTACGCGGCGGCGGGCACCTACACCGTCACGCTGACGGTCACCGACGACGACGGGGCCGTCGCGTCCACGGCGCGGGCCGTGACCGTGAGCGCCCCGCCCCCGGTCGGCGTGCTCGCGGCCGACCCGTTCGACCGGACCGTGACCGGTGGCTGGGGCGCGGCGGCGACGGGCGGGCCCTGGACCGTCGCGGGCGGCGCGTCGCGCTTCTCGGTCGCGGCGGGCGCGGGCGCCATGCAGGTCCCGGCGGGTGCCACGCTCACCGCCGGGCTCGGCGCGGTGTCCGGCACGTCCACCGACCTCACGGCGAGCCTCGCCCTGGCCTCCGTCCCCGACGGGCCGCTGTACGCGACGCTGTCCGGCCGGGTCGTCGGCGGCGCGGACCTCGGTGCGCGGGTCAAGGTGCTCACGACGGGTGCCGTGCAGCTGCACACGGAGCGGACCGGCACGGTGCTCACGGGAGGCACCCTGCCCGGGGTGGTCCTGACGCCCGGCGCACGGCTGCGGGTCCGCGTCCAGGTGCAGGGGACGGCGCCGACGACGGTCCGTGCACGTGCGTGGCTCGAGGGCAGCCCGGAGCCGTCGACGTGGCAGTACGCCGCGACCGACGGCACCGCGGCGCTGCAGGCCGCCGGCTCCGTGCGGCTCATGTCCTACCTGTCGTCGTCCGCGACCACCGGGCCCGTGACCGTGCGCTGGGACGACGTGCTCGTGACCCCCGCGGGGTGA
- the groES gene encoding co-chaperone GroES produces the protein MSVSIKPLEDRIVVKTLDAETTTASGLVIPDSAKEKPQEGEVLAVGPGRVDDNGNRVPLDVAVGDKVIYSKYGGTEVKYAGEEYLILSARDILAVVVK, from the coding sequence GTGTCGGTCTCCATCAAGCCCCTCGAGGACCGGATCGTCGTCAAGACGCTCGACGCGGAGACGACGACGGCCTCGGGTCTCGTCATCCCGGACAGCGCGAAGGAGAAGCCCCAGGAGGGCGAGGTCCTCGCGGTCGGCCCGGGCCGTGTCGACGACAACGGCAACCGCGTCCCGCTCGACGTGGCCGTCGGCGACAAGGTCATCTACTCGAAGTACGGCGGCACCGAGGTGAAGTACGCCGGCGAGGAGTACCTCATCCTCTCGGCGCGCGACATCCTCGCGGTCGTCGTCAAGTGA
- a CDS encoding ABC transporter permease, whose translation MTAVATTLPATARPRPVADVATMVGRSLLRAVRYPGLTVFLVLGPILMLVLFVYVFGGAFGAGVAPGVEPGADGRAAYLDYIAPSLLVLTVVGGATSVATSAAMDAAGGIMARFRTMPIAPGSVLSGQVVGFLLQALVAVALVLGAAVAMGYRPEADALDWLALLGVLSAVGLALNWLCVALGLNARSVETASNAPLILLILPFLGSGFVPVETMPTAVRWFAEHQPFTPIIETVRGLLAGGEGLEGAVVVQALAWCAVLGVAGYVWARSLYRRERRA comes from the coding sequence ATGACCGCCGTCGCCACGACCCTGCCCGCGACCGCCCGCCCGCGCCCGGTGGCCGACGTCGCCACGATGGTCGGCCGCAGCCTGCTGCGGGCCGTGCGCTACCCGGGGCTGACGGTCTTCCTCGTCCTCGGCCCGATCCTCATGCTCGTGCTGTTCGTGTACGTCTTCGGCGGGGCGTTCGGGGCCGGCGTCGCGCCGGGCGTCGAGCCCGGCGCGGACGGCCGCGCCGCGTACCTGGACTACATCGCGCCGAGCCTGCTGGTCCTCACGGTGGTCGGCGGCGCGACGTCGGTGGCGACGAGCGCGGCCATGGACGCCGCGGGCGGCATCATGGCGCGGTTCCGCACCATGCCGATCGCGCCGGGGTCGGTGCTCTCGGGCCAGGTCGTCGGGTTCCTGCTGCAGGCGCTGGTCGCGGTGGCGCTCGTGCTCGGCGCGGCCGTCGCCATGGGCTACCGGCCCGAGGCCGACGCGCTGGACTGGCTGGCCCTGCTCGGCGTCCTGTCCGCCGTCGGGCTCGCGCTCAACTGGCTGTGCGTCGCGCTGGGCCTGAACGCGCGCAGCGTCGAGACGGCGAGCAACGCGCCGCTGATCCTGCTGATCCTGCCGTTCCTCGGCAGCGGCTTCGTGCCGGTCGAGACGATGCCGACGGCGGTGCGCTGGTTCGCCGAGCACCAGCCGTTCACGCCGATCATCGAGACGGTCCGCGGGCTGCTCGCGGGCGGCGAGGGCCTGGAGGGGGCCGTCGTCGTGCAGGCGCTGGCCTGGTGCGCCGTGCTGGGCGTCGCCGGCTACGTGTGGGCGCGCTCGCTCTACCGCCGCGAGCGCCGCGCCTGA
- a CDS encoding PadR family transcriptional regulator has product MDDNRDPQLLKGVLPMLVLALLREDESYGYELVTRLRDAGLQDLGTGTLYPVLSRLERDARVSSRLVASPSGPARKYYAPTDAGLAELARAQRSWQHLSATVTHVLDHPATDPTGSTR; this is encoded by the coding sequence GTGGACGACAACCGCGACCCCCAGCTGCTCAAGGGCGTGCTGCCGATGCTCGTGCTCGCGCTGCTGCGCGAGGACGAGTCGTACGGCTACGAGCTCGTCACCCGCCTGCGCGACGCCGGGCTGCAGGACCTCGGCACCGGCACCCTCTACCCCGTGCTCAGCCGGCTCGAGCGCGACGCCCGCGTCTCCTCCCGCCTCGTCGCGTCGCCGTCCGGGCCCGCCCGCAAGTACTACGCACCCACCGACGCCGGCCTCGCCGAGCTCGCCCGCGCGCAGCGCTCGTGGCAGCACCTGAGCGCCACCGTCACGCACGTCCTCGACCACCCCGCCACCGACCCCACCGGGAGCACCCGATGA